From a region of the Ficedula albicollis isolate OC2 chromosome 1A, FicAlb1.5, whole genome shotgun sequence genome:
- the ETNK1 gene encoding ethanolamine kinase 1 yields the protein MSNYIHVPPGSPEVPKLDITVSEREGPGYRQGALQLLRRLRPHWRPEEVTLQLFTDGITNKLIGCYVGDITDDVVLVRIYGNKTELLVDRDEEVKSFRVLQAHGCAPQLYCTFNNGLCYEFMQGEALDPEHVCNPDIFRLIARQLAKIHTIHAHNGWIPKSNLWLKMGKYFSLIPTEFADEEVNKRFLSDIPSPQVLQEEMAWMKERLSNLGSPVVLCHNDLLCKNIIYNKKRGDVQFIDYEYSGYNYLAYDIGNHFNEFAGVNEVDYSLYPNRKLQEQWLRSYLEAYKEYKGFGTEVSEKEVEVLYVQVNQFALASHFFWGLWALIQAKYSTIDFDFLGYAIVRFNQYFKMKLEVMTLTLPE from the exons ATGTCCAACTACATCCACGTCCCGCCTGGCTCGCCGGAGGTGCCCAAGCTGGACATCACCGTCAGCGAGCGGGAGGGGCCCGGGTATCGCCAGGGCGCTCTGCAGTTGCTGCGTCGGCTGCGCCCGCACTGGAGACCCGAGGAGGTGACGCTGCAG ctgttCACTGATGGAATCACCAATAAATTAATTGGCTGCTACGTGGGTGACATAACAGATGATGTCGTTCTAGTTAGGATCTATGGGAACAAGACTGAGCTGCTGGTGGATCGGGATGAGGAGGTGAAAAGTTTCCGTGTGTTGCAGGCCCATGGCTGTGCACCTCAGCTCTACTGCACCTTTAACAATGGCCTGTGCTATGAGTTCATGCAGGGAGAAGCCCTGGATCCAGAGCATGTGTGCAATCCAGACATTTTCAG actCATAGCTAGACAACTTGCTAAAATCCATACTATTCATGCACACAATGGATGGATCCCTAAATCCAATTTGTGGCTGAAAATGGGGAAATACTTCTCTCTCATACCCACAGAATTTGCAGATGAGGAAGTAAATAAAAG GTTCTTAAGTGATATTCCGAGTCCTCAAGTTCTTCAGGAAGAGATGGCCTGGATGAAGGAAAGACTGTCAAATTTAGGATCACCAGTAGTGCTCTGTCACAACGACCTGTTGTGCAAGAATATTATTTACAACAAGAAAAGAG GTGATGTGCAGTTCATAGACTATGAGTACTCTGGGTACAACTACTTGGCTTATGACATTGGAAATCACTTCAATGAATTTGCAG GAGTAAATGAGGTAGACTACAGCCTTTATCCCAACAGGAAATTACAGGAGCAGTGGCTGAGATCTTACCTTGAGGCCTACAAAGAATATAAAGGATTTGGCACAGAAGTCAGTGAAAAAGAGGTTGAAGTTCTGTATGTCCAAGTCAATCAGTTTGCACTG gctTCACACTTCTTTTGGGGATTGTGGGCTCTTATTCAAGCCAAATATTCTACCATTGATTTTGATTTTCTAGG GTATGCAATTGTTCGGTTTAAccagtatttcaaaatgaaactgGAGGTCATGACGTTAACTCTTCCTGAGTAA